In the genome of Massilia sp. PAMC28688, one region contains:
- a CDS encoding Hpt domain-containing protein: protein MTDFSQAPQFDTGPLGWVMGEIREAFGKSGAALNDATALTDDAQADSLKHAKAYLHQAHGALQMVDVDGVGVMTEVAEQALDRFRDQQLPCTREHAQAVTALYQAVIEYLEELLSGAPQQPARLFPYYRDVQEKLAAARIHPADLFFPDLSLVAVLPQHAAAATVPDYAGCRARFEKALLPYLKSTDAASQQAAAGAMQEAIASIAAAQKEPAGRTFWVAMQSFAELVARGQLDSTLYAKQLFGQVNLQIRRLSQGEGSLPEAMMRDALFFIAAAKDPSPTAKALRHAYRLEGVIPADYEAKRYGRIDPEALKDAKEALARATVTWDKLSAEADPALEAEFEEALAVISAASQKLGAPALIRLAGELVSATTGSLAVGRTHQFTLEMATAMLFVEHGLDQIRQLPEDFDAHAEVVGQRLLALAAGDMPPDAPQWQGDLSRQIQQEQTVSVLAAEMKNGLRQVEKVLDDYYADSGKRTTLAQIDPVLHQLHGAVAILDQEDAMRAAQHVREAVRALAGTEGNPEQEKASLQNIAQNIGALGFFVDMLAKNFEAAKDRFTFDREEGMLREVPFEKPSGETQFEAEPVILEIAEPAVPAPAVPVPATEPAAPVSEAAAPVEAAPAAPAPALTSAPAPAPAMTAPPMPVEGEVEAELLEIFIMEAQEVLELVTATLPKLKAQPANQETITVVRRAFHTLKGSGRMVGLNNFGEGAALVEKVMNLWLSEGREANADLLSMLDWAAVDMTAWVDELAGTGSSARSSEALVAACTRMLEGSTFTMEAVATPAPAAEAPAAHAPVVEAPVAEAAAPELAVVDAPVFDIPAIDMLQADADADFMVDAAQLPVLEESFDALPVLDDPATEIMMPEDEEEIVALMPAEEDAAALPEMIDAIDLPQFAPPDSVAEVADPAPQYEAGEAANDVVEATFDEPAEEVVAQDVAGEDLPAGLEPEAPVPADEQTEKPAEEAISSAPDNVIEFPGSVRAQPPVDDNIKRIGSLEIPLPLYNIYLAETDDIVRLLTQDFSQWRHEPQRLVTARALKAAHTLGGTSATVGFTALCEIAHALEMALDTPAPVLEPAERDLLDETVECSRQMLQGFAAGEIAAPNPDLVARLNALRDRLVERESAVYVGAESSEIGGGDVPEALDTLFAETLDSISAEAQAAASAAEASFDPAPAAEESFAAAPELEQSPVLEPVAEQSAFDTAFDEELDAPLAQVAEDTVPDESDAEAPLVEAAEAPADELVFDEPANEEILHAAPVAEDSEISIEAADPELDDGFDDSLDLAAPVAETIAAPSVFDYNAIPTPVESLADEDDQPELEPELISESDAMAAEIAATNAAVASTTSAISDAAVQAAVAENFGDDLDEDLLPVFLEEATDLLPELGEGLRKWQQNPADTPVAKGLLRILHTVKGSARMAGAMRLGQHTHEIETQIENMVHAGTTTPAAFDELMANYDHAILLFEQLQNPVDVPAQAAAAAGAAPGAAPLNVAADDAGASQARTPLVRVRADILDRLVNQAGEVSITRSKLENQVSTLKQSLGDFSENLARLRRQLREVEMQAESQISSRMSISSEREFDPLEFDRFTRLQELTRMMAESVNDVASFHESLTRTVDTATDDLTTQSRLTRDLQRDLMRVRMVPFSSLSERLFKTARQTAKELDKRVNLDIRGGGVEIDRSVLEQMAGPFEHLLRNSIVHGIESRAKRTANGKADIGELLVQVSQQGNEVVIQFNDDGAGLDLDRIRAKARDNGLISADAVVSDAEAADLIFEPGFSTADALTELAGRGVGMDIVRSEAAALGGRVSIVTEAGKGARFTIHLPLTLSVTQVVLTTSGTKTYAVPSILVEQVLQVKEQQLNAARDAGFIEFQGQKVALHFLPNLLGDNDAHPMVQRSGPVLVLKHGNDRLAVQVDNVEGNREVVIKNIGPQLSRMIGIAGATVLGSGEIVLILNPVALSHHIDLHPQLKPAAAIAHAATPELRARDFVVMVVDDSLTVRKVTQRLLEREGYQVMLAKDGVDALEKLQETVPDLMLVDIEMPRMDGFDLTRNIRGNDSTAAVPIIMITSRTADKHRNYALDLGVNAYFGKPFQEDMLLAAINGLLNREMPVTM from the coding sequence ATGACAGACTTTTCGCAAGCGCCCCAATTTGACACTGGGCCGCTCGGCTGGGTCATGGGCGAAATCCGCGAGGCGTTCGGCAAGTCCGGCGCCGCGCTGAATGATGCAACGGCCCTGACCGACGATGCCCAGGCAGATTCACTCAAGCATGCGAAGGCATATCTGCACCAGGCCCACGGGGCCCTGCAGATGGTTGACGTCGACGGTGTCGGCGTCATGACCGAGGTGGCCGAGCAGGCGCTGGACCGCTTCCGCGACCAGCAGCTGCCGTGCACGCGTGAGCATGCCCAGGCGGTGACGGCGCTGTACCAGGCCGTGATCGAATACCTGGAAGAGCTGCTCTCGGGCGCGCCGCAGCAGCCGGCCCGTCTGTTCCCGTATTACCGCGATGTGCAGGAAAAGCTGGCGGCCGCCCGGATTCATCCGGCCGACCTGTTTTTTCCTGACCTGTCGCTGGTCGCCGTGCTGCCCCAGCACGCTGCGGCTGCCACCGTTCCCGACTATGCGGGCTGCCGCGCGCGCTTTGAAAAGGCGCTGCTGCCCTATCTGAAGAGTACTGATGCCGCCTCCCAGCAGGCCGCCGCCGGTGCCATGCAGGAAGCCATTGCCAGCATCGCCGCCGCGCAGAAGGAGCCTGCGGGCCGCACCTTCTGGGTTGCCATGCAGAGTTTTGCTGAACTGGTCGCGCGCGGCCAGCTGGACAGCACCCTGTACGCCAAGCAGCTTTTCGGCCAGGTCAACCTGCAGATCCGCCGCCTGTCGCAAGGCGAAGGCAGCCTGCCGGAAGCGATGATGCGCGACGCGCTGTTTTTCATCGCCGCCGCCAAGGACCCGTCGCCAACGGCCAAGGCACTGCGCCATGCCTATCGCCTGGAAGGCGTGATCCCGGCCGACTATGAAGCCAAGCGCTACGGCCGCATCGATCCGGAAGCGCTCAAGGACGCCAAGGAAGCGCTGGCCCGTGCCACCGTCACCTGGGACAAGCTTTCGGCCGAAGCCGATCCGGCCCTGGAAGCGGAATTTGAAGAAGCGCTGGCAGTCATTTCCGCCGCCAGCCAAAAGCTGGGCGCACCGGCCCTGATCCGCCTGGCCGGTGAACTGGTCAGCGCCACCACCGGTTCGCTGGCCGTTGGCCGCACCCACCAGTTCACGCTGGAGATGGCCACCGCCATGCTGTTTGTCGAGCATGGCCTGGACCAGATCCGCCAGCTGCCCGAAGACTTTGACGCGCACGCCGAAGTGGTGGGCCAGCGTCTGCTGGCGCTGGCCGCCGGCGACATGCCGCCGGACGCGCCGCAGTGGCAGGGCGACCTGTCGCGCCAGATCCAGCAGGAGCAGACTGTCTCGGTGCTGGCCGCGGAAATGAAAAACGGCCTGCGCCAGGTTGAAAAGGTGCTGGACGACTATTACGCCGACAGCGGCAAGCGCACCACGCTGGCCCAGATCGACCCGGTGCTGCACCAGCTGCATGGCGCCGTGGCCATCCTGGACCAGGAAGACGCCATGCGCGCCGCCCAGCACGTGCGCGAAGCCGTACGCGCGCTGGCCGGCACCGAGGGCAACCCGGAGCAGGAAAAAGCATCGCTGCAGAACATCGCCCAGAACATTGGCGCGCTGGGCTTTTTCGTTGACATGCTGGCCAAGAATTTCGAGGCCGCCAAGGACCGCTTCACGTTCGACCGTGAAGAAGGCATGCTGCGCGAAGTCCCATTTGAAAAGCCTTCGGGCGAAACCCAGTTCGAAGCCGAACCGGTCATCCTGGAGATTGCCGAACCTGCCGTCCCGGCGCCTGCCGTGCCAGTGCCGGCAACCGAGCCGGCCGCGCCAGTGAGCGAAGCGGCAGCACCGGTGGAGGCTGCGCCTGCTGCACCGGCGCCAGCGCTGACGTCAGCACCTGCGCCGGCACCGGCCATGACTGCTCCGCCGATGCCGGTGGAAGGCGAAGTCGAAGCCGAACTGCTCGAAATCTTCATCATGGAAGCGCAGGAAGTGCTGGAGCTGGTCACCGCCACGCTGCCAAAACTCAAGGCGCAGCCGGCAAACCAGGAAACCATCACGGTGGTGCGCCGTGCTTTCCACACCCTCAAGGGCAGTGGACGCATGGTGGGCCTGAATAACTTCGGCGAAGGCGCAGCCCTGGTCGAAAAAGTCATGAACCTGTGGCTGTCGGAAGGGCGCGAAGCCAACGCCGACCTGCTGTCCATGCTGGACTGGGCCGCGGTCGACATGACTGCATGGGTTGACGAACTGGCCGGCACCGGCAGTTCCGCCCGCAGCAGCGAAGCTCTGGTTGCGGCATGCACCCGCATGCTCGAAGGCAGCACGTTCACCATGGAAGCGGTGGCAACGCCTGCTCCCGCGGCCGAAGCGCCTGCTGCCCATGCGCCGGTCGTGGAAGCGCCGGTTGCCGAAGCAGCTGCGCCGGAATTGGCCGTGGTGGATGCCCCGGTATTCGACATTCCTGCCATCGACATGCTGCAGGCCGATGCCGATGCCGACTTCATGGTCGACGCCGCGCAGCTGCCGGTGCTGGAAGAGTCGTTCGACGCACTGCCGGTACTGGACGATCCGGCTACCGAAATCATGATGCCGGAAGACGAGGAAGAAATCGTCGCGCTGATGCCGGCCGAAGAAGACGCAGCTGCACTGCCGGAGATGATCGATGCGATTGATCTGCCGCAGTTCGCGCCCCCCGACAGCGTGGCCGAAGTAGCTGACCCGGCGCCACAGTACGAGGCAGGCGAGGCAGCCAACGACGTGGTTGAGGCGACCTTCGACGAACCTGCCGAAGAAGTCGTGGCCCAGGACGTGGCAGGGGAAGACCTGCCGGCCGGCCTTGAGCCGGAAGCGCCGGTGCCAGCTGATGAGCAGACGGAAAAGCCGGCCGAGGAAGCCATTTCTTCCGCGCCCGACAACGTCATCGAATTCCCGGGCAGCGTGCGCGCACAGCCGCCTGTGGACGACAACATCAAGCGTATCGGTTCGCTGGAAATCCCGCTGCCGCTGTATAACATCTACCTGGCCGAGACGGACGACATCGTTCGCCTGCTGACCCAGGACTTCAGCCAGTGGCGTCACGAACCCCAGCGCCTGGTCACGGCGCGCGCCCTGAAGGCTGCCCACACCCTGGGCGGCACCTCGGCAACGGTTGGCTTTACCGCCCTGTGTGAAATCGCCCACGCGCTGGAGATGGCGCTCGACACCCCGGCCCCGGTGCTGGAACCTGCGGAACGCGACCTGCTGGACGAAACCGTCGAGTGCTCGCGCCAGATGCTGCAAGGTTTTGCAGCAGGCGAAATCGCCGCGCCCAATCCCGATCTGGTGGCGCGCCTGAACGCACTGCGCGACCGCCTGGTGGAGCGCGAGTCGGCTGTCTACGTGGGCGCCGAAAGCTCGGAAATTGGCGGTGGCGATGTGCCGGAAGCGCTCGATACCCTGTTTGCGGAAACGCTCGACAGCATCAGCGCCGAAGCCCAGGCCGCCGCATCGGCAGCGGAAGCATCTTTCGATCCGGCGCCGGCAGCAGAAGAATCGTTCGCTGCAGCGCCGGAGCTGGAACAGTCTCCTGTGCTGGAGCCGGTGGCAGAACAATCTGCCTTCGACACGGCGTTCGATGAGGAGCTCGACGCGCCGCTGGCGCAGGTGGCCGAAGACACCGTGCCGGACGAGTCGGATGCCGAAGCACCGCTTGTAGAAGCAGCGGAAGCACCGGCCGACGAGCTGGTGTTTGACGAGCCGGCGAACGAAGAAATCCTGCACGCAGCACCGGTGGCCGAAGACAGCGAGATCTCGATTGAAGCGGCCGATCCGGAGCTGGACGACGGCTTTGACGATTCCCTCGACCTGGCAGCTCCGGTGGCAGAGACCATTGCGGCGCCATCGGTATTCGATTACAACGCCATCCCGACGCCGGTGGAAAGCCTGGCCGACGAAGACGACCAGCCGGAACTCGAGCCTGAACTGATTTCCGAGTCGGACGCGATGGCGGCCGAAATTGCGGCCACCAACGCCGCCGTGGCCAGCACCACCAGCGCCATTTCCGACGCCGCGGTGCAGGCAGCGGTGGCAGAAAACTTTGGCGACGACCTCGACGAAGACTTGCTGCCGGTGTTCCTGGAAGAAGCGACCGACCTGCTGCCGGAGCTGGGCGAAGGCCTGCGCAAGTGGCAGCAGAACCCGGCCGACACTCCAGTGGCCAAAGGCTTGCTGCGCATCCTGCATACCGTCAAGGGCAGTGCGCGGATGGCAGGCGCCATGCGCCTGGGCCAGCACACGCACGAGATCGAAACGCAGATCGAGAACATGGTCCACGCGGGTACGACGACGCCGGCGGCGTTCGACGAACTGATGGCTAACTATGATCATGCGATCCTGCTGTTTGAACAGCTCCAGAACCCGGTCGACGTGCCAGCCCAGGCAGCGGCCGCCGCCGGCGCAGCACCTGGCGCGGCGCCGCTCAACGTGGCAGCCGACGATGCCGGCGCATCGCAGGCGCGCACCCCGCTGGTGCGGGTCCGTGCCGACATCCTGGACCGCCTGGTGAACCAGGCAGGTGAAGTCTCGATCACCCGCTCCAAGCTGGAAAACCAGGTATCGACCCTGAAGCAGTCGCTGGGCGACTTCTCGGAAAACCTGGCCCGCCTGCGGCGCCAGCTGCGCGAAGTGGAAATGCAGGCGGAATCGCAAATCTCGTCGCGCATGTCGATTTCCAGCGAACGCGAATTCGACCCGCTCGAATTCGACCGCTTTACCCGCTTGCAGGAACTGACCCGCATGATGGCCGAAAGTGTGAACGACGTTGCGTCCTTCCACGAAAGCCTGACCCGCACGGTCGATACCGCGACCGACGACCTGACCACCCAGTCGCGCCTGACGCGTGACCTGCAGCGCGACCTGATGCGGGTGCGGATGGTGCCGTTCTCAAGCCTGTCGGAGCGTCTGTTCAAGACCGCGCGCCAGACCGCGAAAGAACTCGACAAGCGCGTCAACCTCGACATCCGCGGTGGCGGCGTCGAGATCGACCGCAGCGTTCTGGAGCAGATGGCGGGTCCCTTCGAGCACCTGCTGCGTAACTCCATCGTGCACGGCATCGAGTCGCGTGCCAAGCGTACCGCCAACGGCAAGGCCGATATCGGTGAACTGCTGGTGCAGGTCAGCCAGCAGGGTAACGAAGTGGTCATCCAGTTCAACGATGACGGCGCCGGTCTTGACCTCGACCGCATCCGTGCCAAGGCCCGTGACAATGGCTTGATCAGCGCTGATGCAGTGGTCAGCGACGCCGAAGCTGCCGACCTGATTTTCGAACCAGGCTTCTCGACGGCCGATGCGCTGACCGAACTGGCCGGCCGCGGCGTGGGCATGGACATTGTCCGCTCCGAGGCTGCCGCCCTGGGTGGACGGGTCTCGATCGTGACCGAAGCAGGCAAGGGCGCGCGCTTTACCATTCACCTGCCATTGACGCTGTCGGTCACGCAGGTGGTGCTCACCACCAGCGGCACCAAGACCTACGCCGTGCCGTCGATCCTGGTGGAGCAGGTATTGCAGGTCAAGGAGCAGCAGTTGAATGCTGCGCGCGATGCCGGCTTTATCGAGTTCCAGGGCCAGAAGGTGGCGTTGCACTTCCTGCCCAACCTGCTCGGTGATAACGATGCGCACCCGATGGTGCAGCGTTCCGGTCCGGTGCTGGTGCTCAAGCATGGCAATGATCGCCTGGCGGTGCAGGTCGATAACGTGGAAGGCAACCGCGAGGTCGTCATCAAGAACATCGGCCCGCAGCTGTCGCGCATGATCGGCATTGCCGGCGCCACGGTGCTCGGTTCGGGCGAGATCGTGCTGATCCTGAACCCGGTCGCGCTGTCGCATCATATTGACCTGCATCCGCAGCTCAAGCCTGCCGCAGCGATTGCCCATGCCGCCACCCCGGAACTGCGGGCACGCGACTTCGTGGTGATGGTGGTGGACGATTCGCTCACCGTGCGCAAGGTCACCCAGCGCCTGCTCGAGCGTGAAGGCTACCAGGTCATGCTGGCCAAGGACGGTGTGGATGCCCTTGAAAAGCTGCAGGAGACGGTGCCTGACCTGATGCTGGTCGATATCGAGATGCCGCGCATGGATGGTTTCGACTTGACGCGTAACATCCGCGGCAACGACAGCACCGCCGCGGTACCGATCATCATGATCACCTCGCGCACGGCCGACAAGCACCGCAACTATGCGCTGGACCTGGGCGTGAATGCCTACTTCGGCAAGCCGTTCCAGGAAGACATGCTGCTGGCAGCCATCAACGGCCTGCTCAACCGCGAAATGCCGGTCACGATGTAA
- a CDS encoding YqgE/AlgH family protein, whose protein sequence is MKKSKIGRTSPVPGMSHDDSGRFEEGFASSSATSLNLANHFLIAMPSMDDPVFGGAVVYICEHNDKGVLGVIINKPTDMTMEILFERIDLTITDGLHNDVVNEPIMFGGPVQDDRGFVLHTPGAHYSSSLTVTSEVAFTTSIDVLEAVANGSGPQRLLVSIGYAGWSPGQLEEEIGRNGWLTVGADAHVLFDLPAEERYTAAIKLLGIDPLMLASEAGHA, encoded by the coding sequence ATGAAGAAAAGCAAAATTGGTAGGACGTCGCCCGTGCCCGGCATGTCGCATGATGATTCGGGCCGGTTCGAGGAAGGCTTCGCTTCTTCTTCCGCCACCTCGCTCAATCTTGCCAACCATTTCCTCATCGCCATGCCATCGATGGATGATCCCGTCTTCGGCGGCGCCGTCGTGTATATCTGCGAGCACAACGACAAGGGCGTGCTGGGCGTGATCATCAACAAGCCCACCGACATGACGATGGAAATCTTGTTCGAGCGCATAGACCTGACCATCACGGACGGCCTGCACAACGATGTCGTCAACGAGCCAATCATGTTCGGCGGCCCGGTCCAGGACGACCGCGGCTTTGTGCTGCACACGCCAGGCGCCCATTATTCTTCCTCGCTTACCGTCACCAGCGAAGTGGCGTTCACCACTTCCATCGACGTGCTGGAAGCGGTCGCCAACGGTTCTGGTCCACAGCGCCTGCTGGTATCGATCGGTTACGCGGGCTGGAGTCCCGGCCAGCTGGAAGAGGAAATCGGCCGCAATGGCTGGCTCACCGTGGGCGCCGACGCCCATGTCCTGTTCGACCTGCCTGCCGAGGAACGCTACACCGCCGCCATCAAGCTGCTGGGCATCGATCCCCTGATGCTTGCCTCCGAGGCCGGTCATGCATAA
- the ruvX gene encoding Holliday junction resolvase RuvX: MVEQAGTGAVEIILGFDFGIKRIGIAMGNTLTGLAQPLAVVKAIDNAARFQQIGQLISEWRPARLVVGEPRHPDGAEHEMTLRCRRFANQLHGRFSLPVELVDERYSSSVIPSRRGEVIDDKAAAIILQQYFDDHANHN, from the coding sequence ATGGTTGAGCAGGCCGGCACGGGCGCGGTGGAGATCATCCTGGGATTCGACTTCGGCATCAAGCGTATCGGTATTGCCATGGGGAACACGCTGACCGGGCTGGCGCAGCCGCTGGCCGTGGTCAAGGCCATCGACAATGCTGCGCGCTTCCAGCAGATCGGCCAGCTCATCAGCGAATGGCGTCCGGCCCGCCTGGTGGTGGGCGAGCCGCGCCACCCGGACGGGGCCGAGCACGAGATGACCTTGCGCTGCCGCCGGTTTGCCAATCAACTGCACGGCCGTTTCAGCCTGCCGGTGGAACTGGTGGACGAGCGCTATTCCTCGTCCGTCATCCCGTCCCGGCGCGGCGAAGTCATCGACGACAAGGCCGCTGCCATCATTTTGCAACAATACTTTGACGATCATGCCAACCACAACTAG
- the pyrR gene encoding bifunctional pyr operon transcriptional regulator/uracil phosphoribosyltransferase PyrR, with protein sequence MPTTTSHFDAEALYRELLEQVRAGLTQVPNAAIVGIHSGGAWLAQRLAADLGLEQRSGSIDVSFYRDDYARKGLHPDVKPTHIPFNVDGATIVLVDDVLYTGRTTRAAINVLFDYGRPQRIMLAALADRGGRELPVAAEFVGTTVALAPRQSLSLARSQEGQFTLTIENDHA encoded by the coding sequence ATGCCAACCACAACTAGTCACTTCGACGCCGAGGCGCTGTACCGCGAGCTGCTCGAACAGGTCAGGGCCGGCCTGACCCAGGTCCCCAATGCCGCCATTGTCGGCATCCACTCGGGCGGCGCCTGGCTGGCACAGCGCCTGGCCGCGGACCTGGGCCTGGAGCAGCGCAGCGGCTCGATCGACGTGTCGTTCTATCGTGACGACTACGCCAGGAAGGGCCTGCACCCTGACGTCAAGCCGACCCACATTCCATTTAACGTCGATGGCGCTACCATCGTGCTGGTGGACGACGTGCTGTACACGGGCCGTACCACGCGCGCGGCCATCAACGTGCTGTTCGACTATGGCCGCCCGCAGCGCATCATGCTCGCCGCCCTGGCCGACCGCGGCGGGCGCGAACTGCCGGTGGCTGCGGAATTCGTGGGGACCACGGTGGCGTTGGCGCCCCGGCAGTCGCTCTCGCTGGCGCGCTCGCAGGAGGGACAATTTACGCTAACGATAGAAAACGACCATGCTTAA
- a CDS encoding deoxyribodipyrimidine photo-lyase: MTFNKSLVWFRRDLRSFDHAALHLALSSSRHVYCVFIYDSDILAPLPRADRRVSFIHASLAELDAQLRQLGGYLITRHGVAQDTIPALARELDVDAVFANDDYEPQAIARDQAVAGHLQADGRQLLLSKDHVIFEKNEVLTLAEKTFTIFTPYKNAWIKRMLAEPECLDSWPVERHAAALAPPTGPSALLALGDIGFEEASMPIPAGMSGAAQLFEDFITRIMPYGDARNYPAVKGTSYLSVHLRFGTLSIRHLVRTVNTLIANGAGGEGAQVWRSELIWREFYAQILFNYPHVVARSFKPAYDAIEFESGPAAEELFIAWCEGRTGYPLVDAAMLQLNSTGYMHNRLRMVTASFLVKDLGIDWRWGERYFALQLNDYDLAANNGGWQWAASSGCDAQPFFRIFNPITQSEKFDAQGKFIRRYLPQLAKLSDKQIHAPWLHGGAANYPAPIVAHDEARKKTLARYEVVKSA, from the coding sequence ATGACATTCAACAAATCGCTCGTCTGGTTCCGCCGGGATCTACGTTCTTTCGACCATGCCGCACTGCATCTGGCGCTCAGCTCATCCCGACACGTCTATTGTGTCTTTATTTACGATAGCGACATTCTCGCGCCGCTGCCCCGTGCCGACCGCCGGGTCAGCTTCATCCACGCCAGCCTGGCTGAACTCGATGCCCAGCTGCGCCAGCTCGGTGGCTACCTGATCACCCGCCACGGGGTGGCGCAGGACACAATCCCGGCCCTGGCCCGGGAACTGGACGTGGACGCCGTGTTCGCCAATGATGACTACGAGCCCCAGGCCATTGCCCGCGACCAAGCCGTGGCCGGCCATTTGCAGGCCGACGGACGGCAGTTGCTGCTGTCCAAGGACCACGTGATTTTTGAAAAGAATGAAGTGCTGACCCTCGCGGAAAAGACGTTCACCATCTTTACGCCGTACAAGAATGCCTGGATCAAGCGCATGCTGGCCGAACCCGAGTGCCTCGATTCCTGGCCCGTGGAGCGCCACGCCGCCGCCCTGGCCCCTCCCACCGGTCCATCGGCATTGCTGGCGCTGGGCGACATCGGCTTTGAAGAAGCCAGCATGCCCATTCCGGCAGGAATGTCCGGCGCCGCCCAGCTGTTCGAGGACTTCATCACGCGCATCATGCCGTATGGCGATGCCCGCAACTATCCTGCAGTCAAGGGCACCTCCTACCTGTCCGTGCACCTGCGCTTCGGCACGCTGTCGATCCGGCACCTGGTGCGCACGGTCAATACCCTGATAGCCAACGGGGCCGGCGGCGAGGGCGCACAGGTGTGGCGCTCGGAACTGATCTGGCGCGAGTTCTATGCCCAGATCCTGTTTAACTATCCGCACGTGGTGGCGCGCTCGTTCAAGCCGGCTTACGATGCGATCGAATTTGAAAGCGGCCCGGCGGCCGAAGAACTGTTCATAGCCTGGTGTGAAGGACGCACCGGCTACCCGCTGGTGGACGCGGCCATGCTCCAGTTAAATTCCACCGGCTACATGCACAACCGCCTGCGCATGGTCACCGCCAGCTTCCTGGTCAAGGACCTGGGCATCGACTGGCGCTGGGGCGAGCGTTATTTCGCGCTGCAGCTGAATGACTACGATCTTGCCGCCAACAACGGCGGCTGGCAATGGGCAGCCTCGTCGGGCTGCGACGCCCAGCCGTTTTTCCGCATATTCAATCCCATCACCCAGTCGGAGAAATTTGATGCCCAGGGTAAATTCATCAGGCGCTACCTGCCGCAGCTGGCAAAACTGAGCGACAAGCAGATCCACGCGCCGTGGCTGCATGGCGGCGCGGCAAATTATCCGGCACCGATCGTGGCCCACGATGAAGCGCGCAAAAAGACGCTGGCGCGCTACGAAGTGGTCAAGTCCGCCTAG
- a CDS encoding aspartate carbamoyltransferase catalytic subunit: MLNPQLNKHGELQHLLSIEGLPKSIVNHILDTASSFVGISDREVKKVPLMRGKSVFNLFFENSTRTRTTFEIASKRLSADVINLNIQASSASKGESLLDTIDNLSAMHADMFVVRHAQSGAPYLIAKHLIDTRQSHVHVVNAGDGRHAHPTQGLLDMYTIRHYKKDFTNLTVAIVGDILHSRVARSDIHALTTLGVPEVRAIGPRTLLPGGLEQMGVRVFNNMDEGLKGVDVIIMLRLQNERMSGALLPSAQEYFKSYGLTPERLALARPDAIVMHPGPMNRGVEIDSAVADGPQAVILPQVTFGIAVRMAVMSIVAGTQG; encoded by the coding sequence ATGCTTAATCCGCAACTGAACAAACATGGGGAGCTGCAGCACCTGCTCTCCATCGAAGGCCTGCCCAAGTCCATTGTCAACCACATCCTCGATACCGCGTCGAGCTTTGTCGGCATCTCGGACCGGGAAGTCAAGAAAGTACCGCTCATGCGCGGCAAGAGCGTGTTCAACCTGTTCTTCGAGAATTCCACCCGCACCCGCACCACCTTCGAGATCGCGTCCAAGCGCCTTTCGGCCGACGTCATCAACCTGAATATCCAGGCTTCGTCGGCCAGCAAGGGCGAGTCCCTGCTCGACACCATCGACAACCTGTCGGCCATGCACGCCGACATGTTCGTGGTGCGCCACGCGCAGTCGGGCGCGCCCTACCTGATCGCCAAGCACCTGATCGATACCAGGCAGTCCCATGTCCACGTGGTCAATGCCGGCGACGGCCGCCACGCTCACCCTACCCAGGGCTTGCTGGACATGTACACCATCCGCCACTACAAGAAGGACTTTACCAACCTGACCGTGGCCATCGTGGGCGATATCCTGCACAGCCGTGTGGCGCGTTCGGACATCCATGCCCTGACCACGCTGGGCGTGCCGGAAGTGCGCGCCATTGGCCCGCGCACCCTGCTGCCGGGAGGTCTGGAGCAAATGGGCGTGCGCGTGTTTAACAATATGGACGAAGGCTTGAAGGGCGTGGACGTGATCATCATGCTGCGCCTGCAGAACGAGCGCATGAGCGGCGCGCTGCTGCCGTCGGCCCAGGAATACTTCAAGAGCTATGGACTCACGCCCGAGCGCCTGGCGCTGGCCAGGCCGGACGCCATCGTGATGCATCCGGGCCCCATGAACCGGGGCGTGGAGATTGATTCGGCAGTTGCTGACGGGCCGCAGGCAGTGATCCTGCCGCAGGTAACCTTCGGCATTGCGGTACGCATGGCGGTAATGAGCATCGTGGCAGGGACGCAAGGATGA